CATCCTCTGTTGGGGCATAGGCCAGCAGACCCCGCCGGTGGGCGCCGCCCTGTTCATCACCAGCGCCATCGCCAAGGTCGATGTCCTGGCGCTCACCTGGTCGAACCTGCCCTTCATCGGCGTCATGGTGATCGTGCTGCTGCTCACCATCGCCTTTCCCGAAACCATCGTTCTCAGCATTCCCAGGCTGTTCGGCCTGTGACCCGCATCACTCCAGGAGGTTCCCGCCATGATGCGCAACACCCACTACGTCGACTGCATCTATACGCACACCGAGGGTGAGCCCACCTGCATCATCCATAGTGGCATCACCTATCCCGCCGGCCTCGACATTCTCGGCAAGCGCGAGTTCATCCGGAAGCATTACGACCATGTGCGCCTGGCCACCATGCGCGAGCCGCGCGGCCACAAGGACATGTTCGGCGTGTTCGTGACGCCGCCCTCGGAGGAGGATGCTGATGCGGGCATGCTGTGGATGGACAGCGAGCGCTTCGTCGAGATGTGCGGGCACGGCACCATCGCCCTGTCCATGGCGCTGGTCGCCCACCGCATGGTGCACCGGGTGGAAGAGCCTGTCACCACCATCCGCTACGAGACGCCGGCCGGCCGGGTGACGGCTGAGGTGGGGCTGGAGAACGGCGAACCGGCCTGGACCCGGTTCGAGAACGTGCCGGCATTCGTGCTGGCACAGGACGTGCCGGTTGAACTGCCGGGCTATGGCGAGCTCAAGGCCGATATCAGCTTCGGCGGAAACTTCTTCGCGATTGTGCGGTGGCCGGACAAGGAACGGCCGATCGCGCCGGAAAACGCCAAGCTGCTTTCCGAGATGGGGCTGCTGGTCAAGAAGCAGATCAATGAGAAGATGCTGGTGCAGCATCCGGTGAAGACCCATATCAGCGGCCTGCATTTCTGCACGTTCTGGCAGGATCCCGACCGGCCGGATTCCCTCTATCGCAATGTTCACGTCTATAGCGACGGCAAGCTCGACCGCTCGCCGGGGGGCACCGGCACCAGCGCAATGATGGCGCGGTTCGAAGCACGCGGCGAGATCAAGGTCGGCCAGACGATCAAGTCCGAAGGGCTGCTCGGCAGCGGGCAATTCGAGGGCAAGCTGGTGGGCGAAACGACGGTCGGCAACTACCGGGCGGTGGTTCCCACGGTCAAAGGCACCGCGTCGGTGATCGGCTATGCCAAGTGGCTGATCGACCCCAACGATCCCGTGGGCCTGGGCTTCGTGATCGGCTGAAGGCCCCGGCAGCCTTTAGCTCACAGTGAGCGGCGGGCGGCTGCCGGCCCTTTGCCCGCCGGCCTTGCATGCCGCCGGCTCGCGATGCGTTTGAGCGACGCCGCCCTCATGAGCTTCCGGAAGCTCGGGCATTCGAGGTGAGACGGGGCAGGGCAGTCGGCGACATGCCGAAGCGCATCCCGTAACACGCGAAGATCCGCGATTTGCCGCTGCAGAGCGTCCGCCCTGGCATGCAGATCGGCACGAGGAAGGTCGAGCTGGCCATCTTGGCCGAACATTCCAGCGATCTCGCTGAGGCTGAAGCCGGCCGATTTCCCGAGATTGATCAGCGAGAGCTTGAGAAGCACGTCGGCACCGAACTGCCGGCGCAGCCCATGCCTGCCATCGGAGCGGATCAGCCCGATCTCCTCATAGTAGCGCAATGTGGAAGGCGAGACGCCGGAGCGCTCGGCGACGTCGCCGATATCGAGCAGATACATGCTTGACCTCAAGTTGACTTGAAGTGGCAGTCTCTCCCGAGTTGATGGTTTCGGCAAGAGGCAATTCCATGGAAGGCTTGGAGATCGCGAGAAAAAGGGCGGTATGGCGGGATAGGCGGGCCATAGCCCTCCTGATGGCGGCAACGCTGACGACCATGGCGAATGCAACCATCAGTCCGGCCCTCCCGGGGCTCGAGCGCTTGTTCGCGGAAGACCCGAATGCGGCACTCTTGACCCGGCTGCTCGTGCCCGCGCCCTCACTGGCCGTCGCCCTCTGCGCCCCGCTCGCCGGGGTCGCTATGGATCGCTTCGGGCGGCGCCGGCTGCTGCTTGCGGGTGTCGTCCTGTTCGTGATCGCCGGAAGCGGTGGCCTCTTCCTGCCGGACCTCCCGACGATCTTCGTCAGCCGTCTGGTTCTCGGGCTTGCCGTCGGCCTCATCATGACCGCTCAGACCGCGCTGATCGGAGACTATTTCTCGGGCGCCAACCGGAGCGCAATGACCGCTTTGCAGATCTCGGCGCGAAACTTCGGAGGACTGCTCTTTATCGCGCTCGCCGGGTGGGTTGCGCTCGTCTCGCCTCGCATGCCTTTTGCGATCTATGGCCTGGCGGTCCTGTTCCTGCCCGTCATGTGGAAGGTCATCGTCGACACCGCGCGGCCTTCGCTGTCACCGGGAGCCGACGTGGCCGAAGGTGTCGAGGGCGCCCCCGGCTGGCGCCTGCTCTTTGCCGGGCTGGTGTTGCTCCAGGCGCTGACCAACATGTTCTTCTTCATTGTGCCGACCCAATTGCCGTTCTTCTTCGATGCGCATGGCCGTGACAGCGCCCTGATGACTGGAGCGGCGCTCGGCGCAGTCATGCTGGCCGGGGGCTGCTGCGCGCTCCTCTACCCGCGCGTGCGGCAGGCCATCGGCTATGTCGGCGTCTTCGTCCTCGGCTATGCCGCCATGGCTCTCGGTTTTGGCCTTCTGATCGTTTGGCCGGCCACGCCGCTGTCGTTCGTGGCAGTTGCGTCGATCGGTGCGGGCTATGCGATCGTCTCGCCCACCTTCGTCGCTCTCACCCTCGATCTCGCGCCTGCCCGGCGACGGGGGCTGGCCGGCGGTATTCTGACTGCTTCGGTATTCATCGGACAGTTCTGCTCGCCGCTCCTGAGCACCCCGATGATTTCGGCCTTCGGCTATGAAGGGCTGTTTCGGGGCACTGCCGTGCTCCTGGCGACAATGGCCCTCGCCGCAGCGGCATTGCGAGGGCTATGGGGCGGGCCCCGCTCCGCGGGCCGGGCGGCGGGCTCGGTGGGGTCGTGAGGAACCCACGCAGGAGGCTGACGTTTAGCCCTAGTGATGTTCGGCGGATCAGGCATGACATTCAACCGCTCGGAACAGCCGCGCACCGTCATCGTGACGGGGGCGGCAGCAGGAATAGGCCGGGCCATTGCCCACCGGTTCGCATCCGGGGGCGATCGCATAGGGCTCATCGCCCGTGATGCGGACGCCCTCGCAGCTGTCCGCCGCGAAATCCGATCGATGGGGGCGGAAGCCGAGTTCGCGGTGGCCGACGTGGCCGACGCGGAGGCCGTGTTCGCGGCGGCCGAGCAGCTGGAGCAGAAGCTGGGCGACACCGACATCTGGATCAACAATGCCATGGAGACGGTGTTCTCGACCGTGGCCGACATGAGTCCGGAAGAGTTCCGCCGGGTCACCGAGGTCACCTATCTCGGCTTTGTCCACGGGACCATGGCGGCGCTCAAGTCCATGCGCCCGCGGCGGAAGGGTCACATTATGCAGATGGGCTCCGCGCTGGCTTATCGGGGCATACCCCTGCAATCGGCCTATTGCGGCGCCAAGCATGCCATCCGCGGCTTTACGGACTCGCTCCGGGCCGAGCTGATCGCGGAAGACTCGAACATCAAGCTGACCGTGATCGACCTCCCGGCCGTGAACACCCCCCAGTTCGACTGGGCGCGCGCCCATATCGGGCGCCAGCCTCGCCCGATGGGGCGCCCTGTCCAGCCGGAAGTGGTGGCGGATGCGGTATTTCGTGCAGCCGAGGGCCGGTGGCGTGAATACTGGCTCGGCTTTTCCACCATGAAGATGGTGCTCGGCAGTTTCGTCGCACCGGGCTATGTCGACACATATCTCGCTCGCCATGCCTTTGCCGGGCAGCAGAGGCGAAAGCGCATCGCGCCGGACCGCGAGGACAATCTCGACCATCCCATCACCGAGCTCCACCGGACACGAGGGTCGTTCAGCTCGGAAGCGCGGGAATCCGCGCCGCTCATTGCCGGGGAGGTGGTTCGCGCCGGCGCCATCGCCGCGGGCGCGCTCTTCTTCTTCGGGCTCGGCGCAAGCCTCGGCGCCGGGTGGCGGTCTCGCCGGGACGCGTCTCATAGATGAGAAGATGCGGCGTGCACGAGCAGACACAGCGGCACGTCCCTCCGAAGACGCGAACAAGAGCTGCCAAGGTCAACGCCGCCGAGGAAGGCAAGGAGCGCCGCGGCCCATCCGGCCGTTCTGGCCAGTGGGCAGGTGGCGCTGCAACAATCGCGTCGAGCAGTGTGATCGGAGCCGCTCGAGCATCTTGATCTGAGACCGGGAAAGGGGTTTGATCACGGGCGGTCCGCGAGGCACGGACTCAGAGGGGGGTGCGCCTGTGCAAAGGTTCGGTACCCGGTATTCACTCAGGTCCGTTGGCCAAGCGAAATGGCTCAATGCCGCAAAGCTGGCGGTTTTGGCCTATTTCTTCTTCTTTTCTGTCCCTTATGCTGTTGCCGTCACGGAATTCCCGCCCCATGGCGGTCCCGGCGGAGGCGATTTCCGGGAGGAGTGTCCGTCCGGCGAATATTTGGTTGGCGCGCGGTATCGGTCGGGTTTGTGGCTGGATCAGATCTCGATAATTTGTGCCCCGATCGATGCGGCCGGCTTGACCGGCCAACATTCGCACGGTTCGCCTGTTGGTGGAAACGGCGGTGCCCCGGGTGAGAAATGGTGCAACCCCGGCCACACAATCGTTGGCGGGGGGATCTTGTTGCGTTCGGACAATCGCTATGTCCGGATGATCGACTTCAGATGCAAAGCGACCACAAGTGACGCAGGATACCTCTTGGCGAATGTCGGCGCACCCGCAAGCATATTTCCCGAACATCACCAGTCCTGCCCGACTGGAGAAGCGGTTGTCGGTATCCATGGCCGTGCCGGTGCGTTCGTGGATGCAATCGGCCTGATCTGCGGTGAAATCCCCCGGTTCGACCCTTCCCGTCCGGAGCCCCGTCCCGAGGCCTGTCTGGACATTGAGGAAGATCCCGTGCCGGAACAGTGGAAAGACATGCTGAACGCCCATAACGAGCGGCGGGTGACCCATTGCGTTGCGCCGCTCAGCTGGTCGAGAGAGCTTGCCGAGGCAGCCCAAGCCTATGCGGAAAAGTGTATCCTCGACACGCATGGCTCTGACGGCGAGAACATGGCGGATGCGTGGACCGTGAGAAACGGCAATCCCGTCCTGCCCGCGCTTTCCGACAGAGAGGCCTTCGAGAATACATGGTATTGCGAGGTGAACAACTACGACTTCCTCAACCCGCAGTTCCAAGGCGGGTTCACTGCAGGCTGCAGGAACGTCAACGGGCATTTTACCCAGATCGTGTGGAAGGACACATGTCAGCTCGGGTGCGGCAGGGCGACATGCGAGATGACCGACAGCAACGGTATCGTCCGGACCGGGACACATTGGGTGTGCAGGTATAAACCGGCCGGCAACATCAATGTCCACGACCCGGATGTCTTGAAGGAGCAGGTGCGCCCGCCTCTCTGTAAAGCGGACGAGTGAGAGTTTGGCCCGAGCAGCCCTCTAATCGTCCGCTGACAGGTCATAACCGAAACGCGCGGCGACGTCTTCGGTGCGAACACGGATTGTATCGCGATCGGCCCTGGAAAAGGCGGGATGGTAGTATGTAGGGCGGGCGATCATGGCGCGTGCAAGATCAGGAAGGCCTTGATGGTCCAGATCGCAATGATCGAGGATCATCGAAAGTATCGCTCCTGGATCTGCGCAGAGGTCTTCGTAACGGACGATGCGTGCGGCGCGACCAAGTTCGGCAGCTTGGATGCAATCTGCAATATGGCCATAGACCCCTGCCCATAGGGTGGCCCATCCCGCGATTTCTTCGCCATTCCGCCAGAGGCTGCCGATTTCCTCGGCCAGGCTTTGATCGCCGACATTGATCGGCCGGCGATCTAATCCAAACTCGAAATGCCCGCTGCGCCGCATCTGGCGGCGGACACGATCGTCCTCGGCCCCAGCCGCAGAAAACAACCTATGTTGCTTCATCAGGGAGGCGACGTGCCAGACGGGATGGCGGATGGGAATGAGGAAGCGCGCGTCCGGGAAGAGCTTCCTCAAATATCCGATGCGCGTGACGTTGTAATTTCCCTTGGCGAGATATCGCGAGCCGCCGCGCAATATCAGGAGCTTCCGGATGTGGTCTTGATAGAACCGCTCGAAATGAGGATTGCTGGTGCCCATATCCAGAACCGCACTTTTCGCGGGGTCGTGAAGACCCGGAAAGAAGACGCTCCAGATCACCTCTTCAAAAGCTTCTGGACTCTCCGGGGTTACGAGA
This genomic stretch from Rhodoligotrophos defluvii harbors:
- a CDS encoding sulfotransferase translates to MKVDPWTDLLGGLIERHPRLWVRLGDWETRLVRESVAKAKLDRPIYIAGLARSGSTILLELLSRHTETATHRYRDFPMLLTPWAWNWFVDRAGSKKHEATERAHRDRILVTPESPEAFEEVIWSVFFPGLHDPAKSAVLDMGTSNPHFERFYQDHIRKLLILRGGSRYLAKGNYNVTRIGYLRKLFPDARFLIPIRHPVWHVASLMKQHRLFSAAGAEDDRVRRQMRRSGHFEFGLDRRPINVGDQSLAEEIGSLWRNGEEIAGWATLWAGVYGHIADCIQAAELGRAARIVRYEDLCADPGAILSMILDHCDLDHQGLPDLARAMIARPTYYHPAFSRADRDTIRVRTEDVAARFGYDLSADD
- a CDS encoding proline racemase family protein, which codes for MMRNTHYVDCIYTHTEGEPTCIIHSGITYPAGLDILGKREFIRKHYDHVRLATMREPRGHKDMFGVFVTPPSEEDADAGMLWMDSERFVEMCGHGTIALSMALVAHRMVHRVEEPVTTIRYETPAGRVTAEVGLENGEPAWTRFENVPAFVLAQDVPVELPGYGELKADISFGGNFFAIVRWPDKERPIAPENAKLLSEMGLLVKKQINEKMLVQHPVKTHISGLHFCTFWQDPDRPDSLYRNVHVYSDGKLDRSPGGTGTSAMMARFEARGEIKVGQTIKSEGLLGSGQFEGKLVGETTVGNYRAVVPTVKGTASVIGYAKWLIDPNDPVGLGFVIG
- a CDS encoding MFS transporter is translated as MEGLEIARKRAVWRDRRAIALLMAATLTTMANATISPALPGLERLFAEDPNAALLTRLLVPAPSLAVALCAPLAGVAMDRFGRRRLLLAGVVLFVIAGSGGLFLPDLPTIFVSRLVLGLAVGLIMTAQTALIGDYFSGANRSAMTALQISARNFGGLLFIALAGWVALVSPRMPFAIYGLAVLFLPVMWKVIVDTARPSLSPGADVAEGVEGAPGWRLLFAGLVLLQALTNMFFFIVPTQLPFFFDAHGRDSALMTGAALGAVMLAGGCCALLYPRVRQAIGYVGVFVLGYAAMALGFGLLIVWPATPLSFVAVASIGAGYAIVSPTFVALTLDLAPARRRGLAGGILTASVFIGQFCSPLLSTPMISAFGYEGLFRGTAVLLATMALAAAALRGLWGGPRSAGRAAGSVGS
- a CDS encoding CAP domain-containing protein, producing the protein MQRFGTRYSLRSVGQAKWLNAAKLAVLAYFFFFSVPYAVAVTEFPPHGGPGGGDFREECPSGEYLVGARYRSGLWLDQISIICAPIDAAGLTGQHSHGSPVGGNGGAPGEKWCNPGHTIVGGGILLRSDNRYVRMIDFRCKATTSDAGYLLANVGAPASIFPEHHQSCPTGEAVVGIHGRAGAFVDAIGLICGEIPRFDPSRPEPRPEACLDIEEDPVPEQWKDMLNAHNERRVTHCVAPLSWSRELAEAAQAYAEKCILDTHGSDGENMADAWTVRNGNPVLPALSDREAFENTWYCEVNNYDFLNPQFQGGFTAGCRNVNGHFTQIVWKDTCQLGCGRATCEMTDSNGIVRTGTHWVCRYKPAGNINVHDPDVLKEQVRPPLCKADE
- a CDS encoding SDR family oxidoreductase — its product is MTFNRSEQPRTVIVTGAAAGIGRAIAHRFASGGDRIGLIARDADALAAVRREIRSMGAEAEFAVADVADAEAVFAAAEQLEQKLGDTDIWINNAMETVFSTVADMSPEEFRRVTEVTYLGFVHGTMAALKSMRPRRKGHIMQMGSALAYRGIPLQSAYCGAKHAIRGFTDSLRAELIAEDSNIKLTVIDLPAVNTPQFDWARAHIGRQPRPMGRPVQPEVVADAVFRAAEGRWREYWLGFSTMKMVLGSFVAPGYVDTYLARHAFAGQQRRKRIAPDREDNLDHPITELHRTRGSFSSEARESAPLIAGEVVRAGAIAAGALFFFGLGASLGAGWRSRRDASHR
- a CDS encoding helix-turn-helix domain-containing protein: MYLLDIGDVAERSGVSPSTLRYYEEIGLIRSDGRHGLRRQFGADVLLKLSLINLGKSAGFSLSEIAGMFGQDGQLDLPRADLHARADALQRQIADLRVLRDALRHVADCPAPSHLECPSFRKLMRAASLKRIASRRHARPAGKGPAAARRSL